The Candidatus Poribacteria bacterium nucleotide sequence TCACGGCTTGGGCGAACCGCTCGAGATCCGCCTGGAATCGTCCGTTCCGATCCGCTGGGAGGTAGGCATGCTCAGGCTGACCGCCGTGAGGGAGCTCCAGCCTCACAATGGCGGGAACGCGACCGTGCCCGCGCTCGAACGCCCCATAGCTCGCGAAGTCTTCCCACAGCCGCATCGGCACAAACGCGATGATGCCGCTCAAGAGGAACGCGGCGACCGCCAACATGCGGTGGACGAAGCGCGTGTGGAGCGAGACCCAGCTCGCGAACTCCTTCGGGAGCGGACAGACCATTCGCGCCACGACCACATTGGCGAGCAGGAACACGCCGCCGCAGAGGGCGAACTTGCCGAACACACTCCAATGGAACCCGATGATGCGCCAGAACGCCGTTTCATAGCGCGAAGGCGCGCCGGTGCTGGTCACGAACTGCCGGAACCACAGGCTTTCCGTCCAGAGGTAGGCGGCGGTTGGGAAGGCGACGATGAACAGAGGGATCCATGACGAGAGGATCGTGAACCATCCCTGGACCACGAGACGCCGTTCGCGCTGTCGCATCCCACGACGGACGCGCCAGAGCCCGACGCCCAATGCGAGGAGGAGCAGGAAGGCGTCGATGGCGAGGAGAAGCGTCGCGATGACACCGGTCATGCGGCAAGAGCTCAGGCAGGATGCCCGCGTCTATCGCAGGCGACGAGCGCAGTCTAACGCATCGAGCCGAACAGGGCAACGACGAGTCAGACGCCTGTCGGCGACATCAGGTGTGACAACTCGCGGAGCCGAGCGTCGATGCGCTCCTTGGCGACGCGCGATCCATCCAAGATGGACGCCGCGAGTGGCGGAAGGATCACGTCTGGAAGTTGCGTCCTGGCGGTGGAGAACCTCGCCGCTTGCAGCGATCTCCACTCCGTCTCCATCGGTGTCGATTCTGATGCGAAGTCGTTGAGCGTCGCCAGCAGGTCGTCTCGGACGACTTGCGATCTGCCGGAGACCGAGGCGCGTCGCGAGGCGCGGACGACGATGGTCGCGAGGTCCTCGCCGGTGAGACGTTCGGCTGCGGGCTGGCGCATCAGCTCCTCGAACGGGATGTCGCCGCTGAACGGCACGTGCGTATGCAGCAACACCTTGCGGAGGATGTCCGCGCGTTCCTGGGGTGTCGGCAGCAGATAGACGAGCGTATCCATCAGCGGCACGGCGACGAGGCTCGGTTCGACCAGCTCGGGCGCGGAGGATGCGCCGACCCACAGGATTTGGCAGCGCGTGTCGGGGCGCGACATCCAGTCGAGGAGCATGCCGGTCGCGCGTGAGGTCGGAGCGCGTCCCAAAGCCGTGCTGCCCCGGCGGAACGTCTCGTCGACACGGTCGATGAAGACGACCGAGGGTCCGATCGAGCGCGCGTAGTTCAGCGCCAACATCAGGTCATTCGCGTACGCGTCCTCTGCCGCGAGTCCTAGCTCTGCGGGTCGAATGCCCAGTTCGTGCGGCATTCGGAGTCGGAGCACCGGCACGATCGTGCTGCGTGCCAGCGCGTGAAGCGTCATGCTCTTGCCGGTTCCCGGCGGTCCGAACAGCCAGACGCCGTTGGGCACGGCAACGCGGTCGCTTGCGAGCAGACGCGTGATGACCTCCTGAAAGTAGCGACCCACGTGCGTCAGCCCGCCGACGTGCTCCAGAGGCGTATCCGGCGGCACAAGTTCGAGCAGCCCGCGTGAGAAGTCGAGCACCTCGCGCGCTTTGCGTTCGTGCAGGTCCTCCCACCTCACCGCCGTGGAATGGATCGTGCTGGGCAGGATCGCGTCGTAAATGCTGCTGAGCGTCAGCCCGGCGGTTTGCTGGGCGGCGTCGCGCTGGTTGAAGCCTTCCGAGTAGCGCAGCCGGTCGGGGTACTGCGTCCTCTGCCGGAAGGGGGGCCAGTCCTTGACCGGCTCCTCGCCTTCCTTGGGTTCTGGGGGCGGCTGCCAGTGCTCCGTGAAGAGCCCCAGATGTCTCAGAAACGCGCGCCGCTCTTGAAGCTCCGGCAGAGGCACTTCCAGCACGACCAGCTCGCGGCTGTCGAGGATCTCCGGGGCGACATCCGCCAGGTTCTGCGTCGTCATCACCAACAGATTACGGCGAGCGCGGATCACCTTGTCGTAAGACCAGCGGGCGAGCGTCTCGGTGAGTAGGATCGACTCGGTGTTCCCGATCGGCTCGTTGCGACGGGAGCGATGGCGGTTGGGAGCCATCATCTCGACGCGCTCGATCAGGATGGCGACCCGTCGCCCGTACGGGTTCCCGTGAAGCAGCCCGTCGAACCGGTTGATGACGTCTCCGAGCGCCATGTTCCGGTCGACGCCGGAGCGCGCGGCACGGATTCCTGAGTTGAGGTGCTTCCATTGGTAGCGGGGCTGAGTCGCGAGGATCGCTTGGAAGGTCGGGTCGTCGCGCATCCGCGCGAAGGGCTTCTCATCAGCGCTATCGTCCTGCGCGCACTTGCCGAACTCGACGTCGAGCAGCGACAACGCCGCCAGCGCTCCGAGCGCTGCCCGGTCGTTCCCCGCCACGGAGGAGCTCTGGGCGAACTTGTAGAGCGTCGCGTTGAGACCGAACCGCCACTGGTAGTCGGCGCGCTCGCCGCCGCGCACGCGGAGATCGGGCGGGAACACGGCTCCCAAGGATCGGTCGTACGCCATGAGGAGCCAATTGACCGACTCGTCGCCAAGCTGTCCGACATTCCACAGCAGGTAGTCGGAGAACGGAATGTATCCGAAGACGTTGTGCGCGACGATGTCGCGGGTGTTCAGGTGAAGCAGGAAATGGTGCGCCACCTCCGCCTCGTAGAGCTCGCGGATTCGGTTCCAGACAAATGAGACCACGACGGCATCGCTCCACGCAGGTTGGGTCAGCGCCGCTCGGTCGTCGCGGGGAGTACATGGGCTCGCAGCGCTTCGAGCGTCCGGTCGCTCGCTCCGAGATTGACCACGATGAACTGTCTCCCGGCTGTGCCGATACGGTGACACCGTTCCGCGTCTTGGGCAAGCCGGATGAGGGCTTCGGCGAGATCGTCGCTGCCGGTGACCGCGATGCTGCCGCCGCACGCTCGCAGCCCCGCCGCCTCCGAGGAGTTGTCGGTCAGCGGTCCGACGAGGAC carries:
- a CDS encoding ATP-binding protein, which produces MVSFVWNRIRELYEAEVAHHFLLHLNTRDIVAHNVFGYIPFSDYLLWNVGQLGDESVNWLLMAYDRSLGAVFPPDLRVRGGERADYQWRFGLNATLYKFAQSSSVAGNDRAALGALAALSLLDVEFGKCAQDDSADEKPFARMRDDPTFQAILATQPRYQWKHLNSGIRAARSGVDRNMALGDVINRFDGLLHGNPYGRRVAILIERVEMMAPNRHRSRRNEPIGNTESILLTETLARWSYDKVIRARRNLLVMTTQNLADVAPEILDSRELVVLEVPLPELQERRAFLRHLGLFTEHWQPPPEPKEGEEPVKDWPPFRQRTQYPDRLRYSEGFNQRDAAQQTAGLTLSSIYDAILPSTIHSTAVRWEDLHERKAREVLDFSRGLLELVPPDTPLEHVGGLTHVGRYFQEVITRLLASDRVAVPNGVWLFGPPGTGKSMTLHALARSTIVPVLRLRMPHELGIRPAELGLAAEDAYANDLMLALNYARSIGPSVVFIDRVDETFRRGSTALGRAPTSRATGMLLDWMSRPDTRCQILWVGASSAPELVEPSLVAVPLMDTLVYLLPTPQERADILRKVLLHTHVPFSGDIPFEELMRQPAAERLTGEDLATIVVRASRRASVSGRSQVVRDDLLATLNDFASESTPMETEWRSLQAARFSTARTQLPDVILPPLAASILDGSRVAKERIDARLRELSHLMSPTGV